From Camelus bactrianus isolate YW-2024 breed Bactrian camel chromosome 16, ASM4877302v1, whole genome shotgun sequence, the proteins below share one genomic window:
- the G6PC3 gene encoding glucose-6-phosphatase 3 isoform X1 — MESTLNAGIAMAEALQNQLPWLENVWLWVTFLGDPKNLFLFYFPAAYYSSRRVGIAVLWISLITEWLNLVFKWLLFGDRPFWWIHESGYYSQAPAQVHQFPSSCETGPGSPSGHCMITGAAFWPIMTAISSQVATRAHSRWVRVMPSLAYCTFLLAVGLSRVFLLAHFPHQVLAGLITGAVLGWLMTPRVPMERELSFYGLTSLALLLGASLIYWTLFTLGLDLSWSINLASKWCERPEWVHLDSRPFASLSRDSGAALGLGIALHSPCYAQVRRAHLGHGQKLACLVLAMGLLGPLDWLGYPPQISLFYIFNFLKYTLWPCLVLALVPWLVHTFSSQEAPPIRSS; from the exons ATGGAGTCCACGCTGAACGCGGGCATCGCGATGGCTGAGGCGCTGCAGAACCAGCTGCCCTGGTTGGAGAACGTTTGGCTCTGGGTCACCTTTCTGGGCGACCCCAAGAACCTCTTTCTGTTCTACTTCCCCGCGGCCTACTACTCCTCTCGCCGGGTGGGCATCGCGGTTCTCTGGATTAGCCTCATCACCGAGTGGCTCAACCTCGTCTTCAAGTG GCTGCTGTTTGGAGACAGGCCCTTTTGGTGGATCCATGAGTCTGGGTACTACAGCCAGGCTCCAGCCCAGGTTCACCAGTTCCCCTCTTCTTGTGAAACTGGTCCAG GCAGCCCTTCTGGACACTGTATGATCACAGGAGCAGCCTTCTGGCCCATAATGACAGCCATCTCTTCCCAGGTGGCCACTCGGGCCCACAG CCGCTGGGTGAGGGTGATGCCTAGCCTGGCTTATTGCACCTTCCTCCTGGCAGTCGGCCTGTCCCGGGTCTTCCTCTTAGCACATTTCCCTCACCAGGTGTTGGCTGGCCTAATTACTG GTGCTGTCCTAGGCTGGTTGATGACCCCCCGGGTACCCATGGAGCGAGAGCTTAGCTTCTACGGGTTGACCTCACTGGCCCTCTTGCTGGGTGCCAGCCTCATCTATTGGACCCTCTTTACACTGGGCCTGGATCTTTCTTG GTCCATCAACCTAGCCTCTAAGTGGTGTGAGCGGCCCGAGTGGGTGCACTTGGACAGCCGACCCTTTGCGTCCCTGAGCCGCGACTCAGGGGCTGCCCTGGGTCTGGGCATCGCCCTGCACTCTCCTTGCTATGCTCAGGTACGGCGGGCACACCTGGGGCATGGCCAGAAGCTAGCCTGCCTTGTGCTAGCCATGGGGCTGTTGGGCCCCCTGGACTGGCTGGGCTACCCACCTCAGATCAGCCTTTTCTACATCTTCAATTTCCTCAAGTACACCCTCTGGCCATGCCTGGTCCTGGCCCTTGTGCCCTGGCTGGTGCACACATTCAGTTCCCAGGAAGCACCACCCATCCGCTCGTCCTGA
- the G6PC3 gene encoding glucose-6-phosphatase 3 isoform X4 translates to MITGAAFWPIMTAISSQVATRAHSRWVRVMPSLAYCTFLLAVGLSRVFLLAHFPHQVLAGLITGAVLGWLMTPRVPMERELSFYGLTSLALLLGASLIYWTLFTLGLDLSWSINLASKWCERPEWVHLDSRPFASLSRDSGAALGLGIALHSPCYAQVRRAHLGHGQKLACLVLAMGLLGPLDWLGYPPQISLFYIFNFLKYTLWPCLVLALVPWLVHTFSSQEAPPIRSS, encoded by the exons ATGATCACAGGAGCAGCCTTCTGGCCCATAATGACAGCCATCTCTTCCCAGGTGGCCACTCGGGCCCACAG CCGCTGGGTGAGGGTGATGCCTAGCCTGGCTTATTGCACCTTCCTCCTGGCAGTCGGCCTGTCCCGGGTCTTCCTCTTAGCACATTTCCCTCACCAGGTGTTGGCTGGCCTAATTACTG GTGCTGTCCTAGGCTGGTTGATGACCCCCCGGGTACCCATGGAGCGAGAGCTTAGCTTCTACGGGTTGACCTCACTGGCCCTCTTGCTGGGTGCCAGCCTCATCTATTGGACCCTCTTTACACTGGGCCTGGATCTTTCTTG GTCCATCAACCTAGCCTCTAAGTGGTGTGAGCGGCCCGAGTGGGTGCACTTGGACAGCCGACCCTTTGCGTCCCTGAGCCGCGACTCAGGGGCTGCCCTGGGTCTGGGCATCGCCCTGCACTCTCCTTGCTATGCTCAGGTACGGCGGGCACACCTGGGGCATGGCCAGAAGCTAGCCTGCCTTGTGCTAGCCATGGGGCTGTTGGGCCCCCTGGACTGGCTGGGCTACCCACCTCAGATCAGCCTTTTCTACATCTTCAATTTCCTCAAGTACACCCTCTGGCCATGCCTGGTCCTGGCCCTTGTGCCCTGGCTGGTGCACACATTCAGTTCCCAGGAAGCACCACCCATCCGCTCGTCCTGA
- the G6PC3 gene encoding glucose-6-phosphatase 3 isoform X2: MESTLNAGIAMAEALQNQLPWLENVWLWVTFLGDPKNLFLFYFPAAYYSSRRVGIAVLWISLITEWLNLVFKWLLFGDRPFWWIHESGYYSQAPAQVHQFPSSCETGPGSPSGHCMITGAAFWPIMTAISSQVATRAHSRWVRVMPSLAYCTFLLAVGLSRVFLLAHFPHQVLAGLITGAVLGWLMTPRVPMERELSFYGLTSLALLLGASLIYWTLFTLGLDLSWSINLASKWCERPEWVHLDSRPFASLSRDSGAALGLGIALHSPCYAQYTLWPCLVLALVPWLVHTFSSQEAPPIRSS, from the exons ATGGAGTCCACGCTGAACGCGGGCATCGCGATGGCTGAGGCGCTGCAGAACCAGCTGCCCTGGTTGGAGAACGTTTGGCTCTGGGTCACCTTTCTGGGCGACCCCAAGAACCTCTTTCTGTTCTACTTCCCCGCGGCCTACTACTCCTCTCGCCGGGTGGGCATCGCGGTTCTCTGGATTAGCCTCATCACCGAGTGGCTCAACCTCGTCTTCAAGTG GCTGCTGTTTGGAGACAGGCCCTTTTGGTGGATCCATGAGTCTGGGTACTACAGCCAGGCTCCAGCCCAGGTTCACCAGTTCCCCTCTTCTTGTGAAACTGGTCCAG GCAGCCCTTCTGGACACTGTATGATCACAGGAGCAGCCTTCTGGCCCATAATGACAGCCATCTCTTCCCAGGTGGCCACTCGGGCCCACAG CCGCTGGGTGAGGGTGATGCCTAGCCTGGCTTATTGCACCTTCCTCCTGGCAGTCGGCCTGTCCCGGGTCTTCCTCTTAGCACATTTCCCTCACCAGGTGTTGGCTGGCCTAATTACTG GTGCTGTCCTAGGCTGGTTGATGACCCCCCGGGTACCCATGGAGCGAGAGCTTAGCTTCTACGGGTTGACCTCACTGGCCCTCTTGCTGGGTGCCAGCCTCATCTATTGGACCCTCTTTACACTGGGCCTGGATCTTTCTTG GTCCATCAACCTAGCCTCTAAGTGGTGTGAGCGGCCCGAGTGGGTGCACTTGGACAGCCGACCCTTTGCGTCCCTGAGCCGCGACTCAGGGGCTGCCCTGGGTCTGGGCATCGCCCTGCACTCTCCTTGCTATGCTCAG TACACCCTCTGGCCATGCCTGGTCCTGGCCCTTGTGCCCTGGCTGGTGCACACATTCAGTTCCCAGGAAGCACCACCCATCCGCTCGTCCTGA
- the G6PC3 gene encoding glucose-6-phosphatase 3 isoform X3, producing MSLGTTARLQPRFTSSPLLVKLVQALNPLAGSPSGHCMITGAAFWPIMTAISSQVATRAHSRWVRVMPSLAYCTFLLAVGLSRVFLLAHFPHQVLAGLITGAVLGWLMTPRVPMERELSFYGLTSLALLLGASLIYWTLFTLGLDLSWSINLASKWCERPEWVHLDSRPFASLSRDSGAALGLGIALHSPCYAQVRRAHLGHGQKLACLVLAMGLLGPLDWLGYPPQISLFYIFNFLKYTLWPCLVLALVPWLVHTFSSQEAPPIRSS from the exons ATGAGTCTGGGTACTACAGCCAGGCTCCAGCCCAGGTTCACCAGTTCCCCTCTTCTTGTGAAACTGGTCCAG GCTTTGAATCCCCTGGCAGGCAGCCCTTCTGGACACTGTATGATCACAGGAGCAGCCTTCTGGCCCATAATGACAGCCATCTCTTCCCAGGTGGCCACTCGGGCCCACAG CCGCTGGGTGAGGGTGATGCCTAGCCTGGCTTATTGCACCTTCCTCCTGGCAGTCGGCCTGTCCCGGGTCTTCCTCTTAGCACATTTCCCTCACCAGGTGTTGGCTGGCCTAATTACTG GTGCTGTCCTAGGCTGGTTGATGACCCCCCGGGTACCCATGGAGCGAGAGCTTAGCTTCTACGGGTTGACCTCACTGGCCCTCTTGCTGGGTGCCAGCCTCATCTATTGGACCCTCTTTACACTGGGCCTGGATCTTTCTTG GTCCATCAACCTAGCCTCTAAGTGGTGTGAGCGGCCCGAGTGGGTGCACTTGGACAGCCGACCCTTTGCGTCCCTGAGCCGCGACTCAGGGGCTGCCCTGGGTCTGGGCATCGCCCTGCACTCTCCTTGCTATGCTCAGGTACGGCGGGCACACCTGGGGCATGGCCAGAAGCTAGCCTGCCTTGTGCTAGCCATGGGGCTGTTGGGCCCCCTGGACTGGCTGGGCTACCCACCTCAGATCAGCCTTTTCTACATCTTCAATTTCCTCAAGTACACCCTCTGGCCATGCCTGGTCCTGGCCCTTGTGCCCTGGCTGGTGCACACATTCAGTTCCCAGGAAGCACCACCCATCCGCTCGTCCTGA